Proteins encoded by one window of Capra hircus breed San Clemente chromosome 8, ASM170441v1, whole genome shotgun sequence:
- the LPL gene encoding lipoprotein lipase isoform X1: protein MESKALLLLALSVWLQSLTVSHRGLVAADRITGGKDFRDIESKFALRTPEDTAEDTCHLIPGVTESVANCHFNHSSKTFVVIHGWTVTGMYESWVPKLVAALYKREPDSNVIVVDWLSRAQQHYPVSAGYTKLVGQDVAKFMNWMADEFNYPLGNVHLLGYSLGAHAAGIAGSLTSKKVNRITGLDPAGPNFEYAEAPSRLSPDDADFVDVLHTFTRGSPGRSIGIQKPVGHVDIYPNGGTFQPGCNIGEALRVIAERGLGDVDQLVKCSHERSVHLFIDSLLNEENPSKAYRCNSKEAFEKGLCLSCRKNRCNNMGYEINKVRAKRSSKMYLKTRSQMPYKVFHYQVKIHFSGTESNTYTNQAFEISLYGTVAESENIPFTLPEVSTNKTYSFLLYTEVDIGELLMLKLKWISDSYFSWSNWWSSPGFDIGKIRVKAGETQKKVIFCSREKMSYLQKGKSPVIFVKCHDKSLNRKSG, encoded by the exons ATGGAGAGCAAGGCCCTGCTTCTGCTGGCTCTGAGCGTGTGGCTGCAGAGTCTGACCGTCTCCCACAGAGGGCTGGTCGCCGCCGACA GGATTACAGGAGGAAAAGATTTTAGAGACATTGAAAGTAAATTTGCTCTCAGGACTCCCGAAGACACAGCTGAGGACACTTGCCACCTCATTCCTGGAGTGACGGAATCTGTGGCTAACTGTCACTTCAACCACAGCAGCAAGACCTTTGTGGTGATCCATGGCTGGACG GTGACAGGAATGTATGAGAGTTGGGTGCCAAAACTTGTGGCTGCCTTATACAAGAGGGAACCAGACTCCAACGTCATCGTGGTGGACTGGCTGTCACGGGCCCAGCAGCATTATCCAGTGTCTGCAGGGTACACCAAGCTGGTGGGACAGGATGTGGCCAAGTTTATGAACTGGATGGCG GATGAATTTAACTATCCCCTGGGCAATGTGCATCTCTTGGGATACAGCCTTGGGGCCCATGCTGCTGGTATTGCAGGAAGTCTGACCAGTAAGAAGGTCAACAGGATTACCG GCCTAGATCCAGCTGGACCTAACTTCGAGTATGCAGAAGCTCCAAGTCGCCTTTCTCCTGATGACGCGGATTTTGTAGACGTTTTACACACATTCACCAGGGGGTCACCTGGCCGAAGTATCGGAATCCAGAAACCAGTAGGGCATGTTGACATTTACCCTAACGGAGGCACTTTCCAACCAGGATGTAACATTGGGGAAGCTCTCCGTGTGATTGCAGAGAGAGGCCTTGGAG ATGTGGACCAGCTAGTGAAGTGCTCCCACGAGCGTTCCGTTCATCTCTTCATTGACTCTCTGTTGAATGAAGAAAATCCAAGTAAGGCGTACCGGTGCAATTCCAAAGAAGCCTTTGAGAAAGGTCTCTGCCTGAGCTGCAGAAAGAACCGTTGCAACAACATGGGCTACGAGATCAACAAGGTCAGAGCCAAAAGAAGCAGCAAGATGTACCTGAAGACTCGTTCTCAGATGCCTTACAAAG TCTTCCATTACCAAGTAAAgatacatttttctggaactgagagTAATACATACACCAACCAGGCCTTCGAGATCTCTCTGTATGGCACTGTGGCTGAGAGCGAGAACATCCCTTTTACCCT GCCTGAAGTTTCCACAAATAAGACATACTCCTTTCTACTTTACACGGAGGTGGATATTGGAGAATTGCTAATGTTGAAACTCAAATGGATTAGCGATTCCTACTTCAGCTGGTCCAACTGGTGGAGCAGCCCCGGCTTTGATATTGGGAAGATCAGAGTAAAGGCAGGAGAGActcaaaaaaa GGTGATCTTCTGTTCCCGGGAGAAAATGTCTTATCTGCAGAAAGGAAAGTCACCTGTGATATTTGTGAAATGCCATGACAAGTCTCTGAATAGAAAGTCTGGCTG A
- the LPL gene encoding lipoprotein lipase precursor (The RefSeq protein has 1 substitution compared to this genomic sequence; stop codon completed by the addition of 3' A residues to the mRNA): protein MESKALLLLALSVWLQSLTVSHGGLVAADRITGGKDFRDIESKFALRTPEDTAEDTCHLIPGVTESVANCHFNHSSKTFVVIHGWTVTGMYESWVPKLVAALYKREPDSNVIVVDWLSRAQQHYPVSAGYTKLVGQDVAKFMNWMADEFNYPLGNVHLLGYSLGAHAAGIAGSLTSKKVNRITGLDPAGPNFEYAEAPSRLSPDDADFVDVLHTFTRGSPGRSIGIQKPVGHVDIYPNGGTFQPGCNIGEALRVIAERGLGDVDQLVKCSHERSVHLFIDSLLNEENPSKAYRCNSKEAFEKGLCLSCRKNRCNNMGYEINKVRAKRSSKMYLKTRSQMPYKVFHYQVKIHFSGTESNTYTNQAFEISLYGTVAESENIPFTLPEVSTNKTYSFLLYTEVDIGELLMLKLKWISDSYFSWSNWWSSPGFDIGKIRVKAGETQKKVIFCSREKMSYLQKGKSPVIFVKCHDKSLNRKSG, encoded by the exons ATGGAGAGCAAGGCCCTGCTTCTGCTGGCTCTGAGCGTGTGGCTGCAGAGTCTGACCGTCTCCCACAGAGGGCTGGTCGCCGCCGACA GGATTACAGGAGGAAAAGATTTTAGAGACATTGAAAGTAAATTTGCTCTCAGGACTCCCGAAGACACAGCTGAGGACACTTGCCACCTCATTCCTGGAGTGACGGAATCTGTGGCTAACTGTCACTTCAACCACAGCAGCAAGACCTTTGTGGTGATCCATGGCTGGACG GTGACAGGAATGTATGAGAGTTGGGTGCCAAAACTTGTGGCTGCCTTATACAAGAGGGAACCAGACTCCAACGTCATCGTGGTGGACTGGCTGTCACGGGCCCAGCAGCATTATCCAGTGTCTGCAGGGTACACCAAGCTGGTGGGACAGGATGTGGCCAAGTTTATGAACTGGATGGCG GATGAATTTAACTATCCCCTGGGCAATGTGCATCTCTTGGGATACAGCCTTGGGGCCCATGCTGCTGGTATTGCAGGAAGTCTGACCAGTAAGAAGGTCAACAGGATTACCG GCCTAGATCCAGCTGGACCTAACTTCGAGTATGCAGAAGCTCCAAGTCGCCTTTCTCCTGATGACGCGGATTTTGTAGACGTTTTACACACATTCACCAGGGGGTCACCTGGCCGAAGTATCGGAATCCAGAAACCAGTAGGGCATGTTGACATTTACCCTAACGGAGGCACTTTCCAACCAGGATGTAACATTGGGGAAGCTCTCCGTGTGATTGCAGAGAGAGGCCTTGGAG ATGTGGACCAGCTAGTGAAGTGCTCCCACGAGCGTTCCGTTCATCTCTTCATTGACTCTCTGTTGAATGAAGAAAATCCAAGTAAGGCGTACCGGTGCAATTCCAAAGAAGCCTTTGAGAAAGGTCTCTGCCTGAGCTGCAGAAAGAACCGTTGCAACAACATGGGCTACGAGATCAACAAGGTCAGAGCCAAAAGAAGCAGCAAGATGTACCTGAAGACTCGTTCTCAGATGCCTTACAAAG TCTTCCATTACCAAGTAAAgatacatttttctggaactgagagTAATACATACACCAACCAGGCCTTCGAGATCTCTCTGTATGGCACTGTGGCTGAGAGCGAGAACATCCCTTTTACCCT GCCTGAAGTTTCCACAAATAAGACATACTCCTTTCTACTTTACACGGAGGTGGATATTGGAGAATTGCTAATGTTGAAACTCAAATGGATTAGCGATTCCTACTTCAGCTGGTCCAACTGGTGGAGCAGCCCCGGCTTTGATATTGGGAAGATCAGAGTAAAGGCAGGAGAGActcaaaaaaa GGTGATCTTCTGTTCCCGGGAGAAAATGTCTTATCTGCAGAAAGGAAAGTCACCTGTGATATTTGTGAAATGCCATGACAAGTCTCTGAATAGAAAGTCTGGCTG